The following are encoded in a window of Bdellovibrio svalbardensis genomic DNA:
- a CDS encoding PulJ/GspJ family protein, whose product MRSLIRNQQGFSLVNVLIAAGLAGMVSVGSMALVSVAKNLEQSVASSFGKINLQQDARRILSDKAVCSQKIKLDPVDSITDGSSKIFVVINGTEIGKDANAARDLYGLTDVTLNLNNISLIEPIPGSPNRLFKGQLSIQSSKKGELIGGKTNKATDMGALMFEVDASNRMTSCFSDISVEGSCRLMGGVFNPTRDPACSVPPACPTGQILVSQGPNKPGHCEVPPVRVEYVTQTVYVASGSGSGGPTVAKNDMCATNPAVCTAYRDILGREPDKEGFEYWNAVNKGNQYDPGNSIESIRREIANSTEAAIKKAGK is encoded by the coding sequence TTGAGAAGTCTCATCCGCAATCAACAAGGTTTTTCTTTAGTCAATGTCTTGATCGCGGCTGGCTTAGCCGGGATGGTCAGTGTTGGATCAATGGCTTTAGTTTCAGTCGCAAAAAATTTGGAGCAATCCGTAGCCTCGTCCTTCGGAAAAATCAATCTTCAGCAGGATGCACGCCGCATCTTATCTGACAAGGCAGTGTGTTCTCAAAAAATCAAATTAGATCCCGTCGATAGCATCACGGATGGGAGTTCTAAAATCTTCGTTGTCATCAATGGTACAGAAATTGGCAAAGATGCAAACGCTGCCAGAGACCTGTATGGTCTGACCGATGTCACTCTCAACTTGAATAATATTTCATTAATTGAACCCATACCTGGATCTCCGAATAGACTCTTTAAAGGTCAGCTCTCAATTCAGTCTTCAAAAAAAGGCGAACTTATTGGCGGCAAAACCAACAAGGCCACCGACATGGGTGCTTTAATGTTTGAAGTCGATGCAAGCAATCGGATGACTTCATGTTTTTCTGATATCAGTGTCGAAGGCAGCTGCCGATTGATGGGAGGTGTTTTCAATCCTACCCGTGACCCCGCATGTTCTGTGCCCCCAGCATGCCCGACAGGGCAAATCCTTGTTTCCCAAGGTCCTAATAAGCCAGGCCACTGTGAAGTGCCTCCGGTGCGCGTTGAATATGTCACGCAAACCGTATATGTCGCCTCGGGCTCTGGAAGTGGAGGGCCCACTGTGGCGAAAAACGATATGTGCGCTACAAATCCAGCTGTCTGTACTGCTTATCGAGATATCTTGGGACGCGAGCCTGACAAAGAGGGCTTTGAGTACTGGAATGCAGTCAACAAGGGAAACCAGTATGATCCTGGGAACAGTATTGAGTCGATTCGCAGAGAGATCGCCAACAGCACCGAAGCCGCTATCAAAAAGGCTGGAAAATAG
- a CDS encoding type II secretion system protein: MAFYFIQRRKNQQGFSTLEGLVAAGILAIVVSAWLVTSSVIAQKKVALEQLSETQTAVVSLRDLLSVSPSCLSSFQNAPLLNPSSLPNSASFKLSESYVGALAKNKSVLIRDLMKVTTLKNGRHLLYGELQMKDLSDNKNYFVGPLFLEVNSAGTTQSCYAELSSKDRCLRQDGLYLDGTGQCQLPQYACANGQFMVSAGVQKWVCK; this comes from the coding sequence ATGGCCTTTTATTTCATTCAGAGAAGAAAAAATCAACAAGGCTTTTCGACACTCGAAGGCCTCGTTGCTGCCGGAATTCTCGCTATCGTTGTTTCCGCTTGGTTGGTCACCTCCTCGGTGATCGCCCAAAAAAAAGTGGCCTTAGAGCAACTTTCGGAGACTCAAACAGCCGTTGTCAGTCTCCGGGATCTGCTTTCAGTAAGCCCGTCCTGCCTTTCTTCTTTTCAAAATGCTCCCTTGCTCAATCCCTCTTCTTTACCAAATTCGGCGTCATTTAAACTTTCAGAGTCTTATGTCGGCGCATTAGCAAAAAATAAATCCGTCCTAATTCGCGATCTAATGAAAGTGACGACTCTGAAAAATGGTCGTCACTTGCTCTACGGGGAACTTCAAATGAAAGATCTCAGTGACAATAAGAACTACTTCGTCGGCCCACTTTTTTTGGAAGTCAACTCAGCGGGTACAACACAATCCTGCTACGCAGAACTTTCCAGCAAGGATCGCTGTCTCCGACAAGATGGTCTTTATCTAGATGGGACCGGACAGTGCCAACTTCCCCAATACGCCTGCGCCAACGGACAATTCATGGTCTCTGCCGGTGTTCAGAAGTGGGTCTGCAAATAA